Part of the Acidobacteriota bacterium genome, GCGTGGTCAATGCGGTGCTGCTGCGCCCGCTTCCTTACGAAGATCCCGAGCGGCTCGTGCACGTGCACCGGATGCAACCGCCAATCGAGCGTGGCCCGATCTCGAGGCCCGACTATCTTGAATGGGAAAGCCAACAGGAAGTCTTTCAGGGAATAGCCGCGTTTTTCTATCGAACCTATAACCTGACCGGAGTCGATCAGGCTGAGAGGCTCAGTGGCGCGCGAGTCACCGGCAGCTTCTTTCCGCTGTTTGGGATCTCTCCCGCAGCCGGGCGCCTGTTTAGCCCATCCGACGATCAAGCCGGCGGCGCTCGCGTAGCCGTAGTGGGCTACGGCCTGTGGCAGCGCCGGTTTGGAGGAGAGGCCGGCGTCGTTGGACAAACGATCACCTTGAACGGCGATTCATACACGGTCGTCGGAGTAGCGCCGGCCAGCTTTCAATTCCCGCGAGCCGTCGATGTTTGGACCCCGGCCTTGCTTGCAGAAGAAAAGGCGCAGCGCGGGTCGAACTATCTCAAGATCATTGCGAGACTCAAGGACGGCGTGACTCAGGCTCGAGCACAAGCTCAGATGAATCAGATCGCGGCGGCTCAAGCCGAGAAGTATCCCGCAAACGACACCAATCTGACCGTAGCCATCGTCCCCCTCCTCGAGGACCAGGTTGGAAGAATACGCCCGGTGCTATTCATCTTGCTCGGAGCGGTCGCGTTTGTGCTGCTGATAGCATGCGCCAACGTCGCCAACCTGCTGCTGGCTCGCGCTACGGCGAGACAAAAAGAATTCGCCATTCGCACCGCGTTGGGCGCGAGTCGGCTGCGCCTCGCGCGCCAACTGCTAACGGAAAGCGTTTTGTTAGCGCTTGTGGGCGGCATGCTCGGCGTCCTGCTTTCAGTGTGGGGCATCAATCTTTTGGTCGCAGCCGCGCCTCCAACCATCCCTCGCGTCAAGGAGGTCCGTCTCGATCTGTGGGTGCTTGGCTTCACATTCTTGATTTCCCTTTTGACTGGCATCGTCTTCGGTCTTGCTCCGTCCTTGCAAGTATCAAGGACCGACTTGAATGAAACCTTGAAAGAGGGCGGGCGCGGAACAACAGCGACGAACCCGCATCGAGCTCTGCTTCGCAAGGGACTGGTCATAGCTGAGATCGCTCTGTCGCTCGTGTTGCTGGTAAGCGCGGGTCTGCTGATCGGAAGCATCGACCGCCTGACCCGGGTTAGTCCAGGCTTCGATCCACGCAACGTCCTCACCGCGGATGTTTCATTCCCGCAAGCGCCGTCATCCGCAAAAAGCGATGACGACCACTCGGTTGCGAGGTTTCTGGCTGAGGTCGAACAGCGAACCGCTTTCCTTCCCGGGGTCCTTTCAGTCGGCACGATCAACGATCTTCCGGTTACCGGCCGAAGCGGCGTCAACGGCGGTTTCAGCGTCGAGGGCCGTCCCGCATACAATCCCGGCGAAGAGCCGGTCGCGGAGTTTCGGCTCGTCACTCCCGGATATTTCCGCGCGATCGGCATTCCGCTGGTGAAAGGACGCGAGCTCACCGAGCGAGACGACAAATCCGCTCCTCAAACGATATTGATAAACCGGGCTATGGCTGGCCACCTCTTTCCGGATGAGGAACCGATAGGGAAACGCCTGCTGGCTCTGGACGGAAAACCACACGAGATAGTCGGCGTCGTCGGAGATGCGCGGCAATGGGGCTTGAACCTTCCCGCCCCCGATGAAATCTATTTCCCGTTCGCGCAAGTGAACTTCACTTCCAACGCGACGCTGGTTGTTCGAGCGGCAGGCGACCCCGGGGGTCTTGCCGATGCGGTGCGCGGCGCGGTTCGCGAAGTGAGCCCTGATGCGCCGGTCTACAGAATGAAGGCAATGG contains:
- a CDS encoding ABC transporter permease is translated as MGTLLHDIRYAIRSMIKAPGFTIIAALALALGIGANTAIFSVVNAVLLRPLPYEDPERLVHVHRMQPPIERGPISRPDYLEWESQQEVFQGIAAFFYRTYNLTGVDQAERLSGARVTGSFFPLFGISPAAGRLFSPSDDQAGGARVAVVGYGLWQRRFGGEAGVVGQTITLNGDSYTVVGVAPASFQFPRAVDVWTPALLAEEKAQRGSNYLKIIARLKDGVTQARAQAQMNQIAAAQAEKYPANDTNLTVAIVPLLEDQVGRIRPVLFILLGAVAFVLLIACANVANLLLARATARQKEFAIRTALGASRLRLARQLLTESVLLALVGGMLGVLLSVWGINLLVAAAPPTIPRVKEVRLDLWVLGFTFLISLLTGIVFGLAPSLQVSRTDLNETLKEGGRGTTATNPHRALLRKGLVIAEIALSLVLLVSAGLLIGSIDRLTRVSPGFDPRNVLTADVSFPQAPSSAKSDDDHSVARFLAEVEQRTAFLPGVLSVGTINDLPVTGRSGVNGGFSVEGRPAYNPGEEPVAEFRLVTPGYFRAIGIPLVKGRELTERDDKSAPQTILINRAMAGHLFPDEEPIGKRLLALDGKPHEIVGVVGDARQWGLNLPAPDEIYFPFAQVNFTSNATLVVRAAGDPGGLADAVRGAVREVSPDAPVYRMKAMVDVVADSTAQQRFNMVLMSVFAAVALLMATIGLYGVISYSVTQRTHEIGVRMALGASTGDVMKLVVGQGMILTATGVAIGLGAAFGLTRLVSTLLFGVSPTDPLTFALISVILTGVALVACFVPARRATKVDPMIALRHE